A window of Nostoc sp. PCC 7120 = FACHB-418 genomic DNA:
TCTAGTAGTAGAAAAAGAAGAAGCTTTAAATAGGCTACGTAAAAATCCCAAGTATTCTTTTATTAAAGATGTGATCTTAGAGATGGAGAATTGGAGTTGTTTCCAGCCACAAGAGAAATATCCATCATATAATATTTTTATTCCAGAAGGATTTAGCCTTGGAGTATCCAAAAAATCTAAAAATAAAGATAGGAACAAGAAAAAAATGCAAAAGCAGTCTCGGAGAAAAAATCGTTCCAAGAAAAAGTAAACTATCATTAATTTTAGAAGTAATTATCAAACAAAGTAAGTATTGAAGTATTTATAAAAATGCTAATACAGTACATAAATAGAAAAGAACAGGTGTATTATCTTCATCAAGGCACTACCAAAACTGGTAAGCCCAAGTATTTCTTCTCTATGAAAGCTGAAGGAAATATATTAGAAGCTATACCTGAAGGTTATGAAATTTATGAAAATCCTAACGCTCAAGTTTTTCTACGAAAAATTCAACCTAAAATTATCACTGATGAAGAAAAAATGATTGTAGAGTCAGGGATGAAGAAATTTTCTAGATTACAGGATTATCAAATAGACATAAAGCAAGAAATAATTACTATATATACACCTAATCAGAATGTTAATCTATTGTCAGAACTGTTTAGTTACTCTTTAGGGGATAAATTAAAAGAAGCAGAAACTATACTTAAGCGTTCCATTTCTTATTCACCAATGCTTCAGTTTGTTTTAATTGATGAACCTAAACGGATATTTATTACGCAAAGATATTGTTTTTTAGGAAGAATTGATGATTGGATTAACATAGGTGAGTCAAATAATCTTCAGGCTCTAGTACAAAAATATGTGAAGCATTTGGGGCAAGAGTCATTCTTTGAACTTCATTAGAGTAATACTAGAATTTGAAAAACTATTTTATCAACAATTTTCTGTTAATTCCTTATTTTTCTTCACTAGGATACCAGCCTGCGGGAATGACTTCAAAATCCCAAACATCTTTGAATATATATATACGCCCTACCATTTCTGAGGGAGAAAGTAGATTTTTATCACCTTCTCGCCAATCTTTTTTATCAACAGTTCCCATAACTACATAATTATTGCCTATGATTTTGGGATTATTTTGAATAAAGGCAGCAGCCATCAATGGTTCAATTTCTTGTTTCTTAGCGATGATTAAGTCACAGCTTGGGCAATATTTACACTGTTTGTTCAACAAAAATAACTGTTGTGGTTCAATGTGAATGACTAAAGGAAATTTACGAACTTTTGTTTTCGTTTCACATTTGGGACATTTAGTAAAAGCGCAATCTTTATAAGAGTTAAGAAAAAATCTGTGTCTTTGTTTTAGTTGTTTAAGGTTTGGGTTACTAGAATTGTTTTTCCGCTTTTGGTTCATTTGAATATGATCAATTAACTAAAACTTAATAGAATACGTATTGATAATGGTAATTAGATTAAATTTTAAATCTACTATGAGTATGGATTTAATTAATCACTTTCTTTATATAAATTTAACTTAATTACCCATGTTACATTTTTTAGCGAATTAACAGCCTTATTTAAAAGGTTGCCCCCACAATTCCCAATTTTCCTTGTTGAATGGGGATCGCCACTTCAATATCAGACTCAACTCCAACTGCTGCCGCGCTCGTCGCTCAACAGGCGTATCCCACCAAAAACCAATGTTAACAGCCGTTTCCATTTGATAGTGATAGTGTAGGTCTTGGTAACTGCCAATGTAATGTTTGCAATCATGAGTTCCTCGCCAACGTTTATTGCTGCGCTTGGTTTCTCCAACATAAAGCAATAGGGAAGCGGCAGAATCAATGACAAAGTACAAAGCAGCTTGACCAAAATCATCCGGCATCCGGTAAAAAGCCATTGGTTGTAAATGCAACGTGAACGGGTCTATTGCCTCCGGATCACAATGTGTAGGCGCTAGGTCAAACAGTGTAGCTTGCTGTGGTGATTGGTTTACTCTTACCTGTTGCTGATGAGTCAGTATGCGCGATTTCCACTTTTGTAAGGCATCAGCACTCATCAGCAGAGTGTCTACTTTACTGCCGTAGCTGGGCGTAATTGTATTGTTGGCGAAGATGTTGAGTTGCTGTGGTTCCAATGGCGTTGGCTGAATGCGACCAGAGTCATGATAAGGCATTGCAGCACCCAGATAATAGTAGCGATCGCCCAAAGCATAATTTGTTATCAAAAGGTGGATACTGCTTAGGTAGAAGCGATGTCAAAGATTTTAGCTTGAGCTTGATTGTAATTAATGCTAGAGAGTGTGTCTGTTTTGCGAGTAAATACATACTCTATTACCTTGTGCCGAAACTAAGTGTCTTAATACGCTGTTAAGCAGTATTACTGAGAAATAAATTGATTTTCGGAAACTGGAAAAATAGTTTGGTAATTATACTATGTTATTTACTATAGATAGTTGTAATTTATAGGAGTAATAAATTCATTAGACAAATTGAAATCATGAACTTAATAAATAAAGCTCAATGGAATAATAGTTTATTAAACCAGTTAAGATATCAACTTGAAGTTATAGAAATCAATGATGCTAGAATAGCCAGATTCTTGTGTGGTTTGATTCCTTCTCATTGCCCATTTGAGAGAACTGTGTCTATTTTAGGACGAAAGGTATTTCAAATTCCACCTTTGTGTAAGTTAAACCCTTTTTATGAACAAATAGTTCTGCTTCGTTTTAAATGCTTGATGTATTTAGCAGATGACTGTGGTGAAGATGTAACTAAATACTGCTGAACTTAGGATTTACTAAAAAGGATATACTTAAGCAATAACTGTAGGAATACATATATTGCAGATGATTGACAAATAATTTCAGTATATTCTCTTATCTCAACTTAGCCATACCGTCAGTAAGACATATCTTAATCAAGCCAGTTGTTTTCTTGAATTACTAGATAACTACAGTAATTTATAGTTGAAGACAACCTAAGAAATAACTTTTATAACTAAACCTTGAGGGCATATACCTCATCAGAAACCTAGTCATCATGGCTGGGTTTTTTGATAAGAAAGAACATCAGACCCATGAGAGCAATGGAATAGAAATGGCAATAGTTATCACATGACTTATGTCGATTACCGTACCATTGGCTTAAATCATTCTCAAGCGCCTCAAGCATAGCGATCGCCTATGGCGGGGCGCAGCCCATCGCTATGCTTATCGACTTACACCAGCAACTCTGTGATGCTGTGGGATTTCAGGCGAGGCAAGAAAAATACTGCGCCCTCTCAAGTGCGATGCTGTAACCGCCCAGCGTAGCTGATCGCAACAACAGTGTGATCCTTCCTACCCAGATTTTTGCATTCCGCCCAATGCAGCAGATTTAGATTGCCGTGACATTCCTTACCGCAGATTTAGGGTGAATCAGCCAGATCCACATAACTTTGATAGGGATCGGGATGGGGTTGGGTGTGAGATATGACCATTAGACGTAAGGCAATCAATTAATGTTAAGTATAAAAGAGGGTATGCTACTCAGTATCATTTATACAGCAGCAGACGGTTTGTTGATATTGCTATAGCCGCCAATATTAAGATACTTAGACTTAGAGATGGTTCAGGTACATCAGTAGAAGAAGCAATAGGCGTGAGAAGAAATGCCCGGTTTCTTAAACGATTACCATCTGGATCAATAAATTCTGAATTAGTTAAAATTTGCCCAAAATTATTAACTGCAATAGCAGAATTAAGAGTGACGTCCAGTGAAGAAGTAATTAGCTTATTAAGGTCAAATATTTGACCATTTTTATATAAGAAAGCCCGACGCTCACCATTCGCTGTAGTTGATTCACCAACAACTTGACCTAAATTATTAATGTCATTTGCTAGACTAAATGAACCACCCAGTGTACCCAAATTACTATTATTTGAAATTGGACTATTAGGTGCTGTTAAAAAAGCATTAGTTTCACCATTAGCCGTAGTTGAAAAACCAACAACTTGACCTAAGTTATTAATCGCCTTAGCCTCACTGTAGGAGCCGCCCAATGTCCCCAAGTCATCTGTATTTGGATTAATTGAACTATTGGGTGCAGTACGGAAGGCATGGGTTTGTAAATTGATGTCCCAAGACGCTCCCACTACTTGACCTAAATCATTGATGGCAAAAGCCGAGGTAAATCTAGCTCCAAAAGACGGTACATCCTTAACAATACCACCGAGTGAACCAATATCATCTGTTGCTTGGTTAACTGGATTATTAGGAGTAGTCCGGTAAGAGAATGAACCTAAAAATCGAGAAGATGTCACAATCGCTACTTGACCAGCATTATTAATACTTTGAGCGAAGCTAAAACTACCAAGACCAACAAGACCAAGTTTATCTGTTGCTGCATTGACTGGACTATTAGCAGAGGTTCGGAATGCTTCGTATAAATTCCACTCAGGATTACCAAAAGGTATAAGACCAACGACTTGACCTAAATCGTTGATAGCAGAAGGGGAAGCAAATCCACCATTTGGAGGGTCGATATAATCCGTAATTGGATTGATAGGACTATTAGGAGTCGTGCGAAAGCCATGAAATTCTATCTGATTGTCCTTCAAGGGATCGTAGTAGCTCATCAAGCCAACGACCTGACCTTGATTGTTCATATTAGCTGCACGGATATCTGTTCCCTCTGGGAGCAACTTACCAAGGTCAAGGACAGAGTAAACTGTTGCTGCGCTACTGGGTTGACAAATAGCTATTCCTAAACCAGTCAATACAAGCGCTGTTAGAGGGTGTTTGAAAAGTAGGGGATGTTGTAAAAAAACTCCCTCGGTATAAGCTGTGAATAGATAACAAACAGCACCGAGAGAGCGACATGAGTAAAGCATACCCCAGCAATCTGACCCGTGAGCAATATGAATTGATCAGGGACCTGATTCCAGAGGCAAAACCCGGTGGACGTAAGCGTGAAGTGGATATGTGGTCAGTCCTAAATGCAATTTTCTATATTTTGGTAGAAGGAGTGAGATGGCGAGGGCTACCAGGAGATTTTCCGCCCTGGCAAACAGTGTACACATATTTCCGTAACTGGCGTAAAGACGGAACGTGGTTACACATCCACGACAGGCTGAGGGAGTGGGTGCGGATAGAGCAGGAACGACACAAGAATCCATCAGAAGCGATCATCGATAGTCAAAGCGTCAAAAGTGCGGCGATGCTGAGTCAAGACGTAGGCTTTGATTCAGGTAAGAAAATTAAAGGGCGTAAGCGATTTATCACAGTCGATACCTTGGGATTAGTACTACGAGTCTTGGTGACGGCTGCCAATGTGGGTGAGCGTGCTGGTGGTCAACAAGTTCTCAAACGAGTTAAACAATCTCAGGCGAAAGATCGCTTAACCACCATTTGGGTTGATGGTGGCTTTGATGGGGAACCGTTCATGCAGTGGGTCATGAATTTTTGTCGTTGGATTGTACAGGTGGTGCTGCGGCCAGAGCAAACCAAGGGCTTTGTTTTGCTCAAAAAACGTTGGGTGGTAGAACGCACTTTTGGCTGGTTCATGGGATGTCGGCGATTGGTTAGAGATTATGAATTATTACCCGAAACCTCAGAAACATTTATCTACCTTGCAATGATCCGTATTATGGTGAAGCGATTGGCTTAATTTTGACTCCCTATAACTTTTCAAACATCCTCTTAAACTAGCTTGATAAATACTGCGTAATTTCATATTGAAGAATATATAAATTTTTATTACAAGTTTTAGAGTTCCTATACGCAAAACATACTATCCGAGTTATGTAGTTGTAAATCATACTTTAGTGGTATTACTAAAACCCAAAACTAAATATTAATGCCCATAACAAAAGCTGTGATTGACGTTGCAAACATCCTGCTTTGGACAAGTCCGGTTCTGGGATGAGTGATGAAGATTCGGTTAACTTAGGAAAATCTGATGCTTGGGCGGGAAAACCCAAAGCACCACCAGAGCATGATACTCAAGCGGCGAGTATGTATGAACTCGGTTACAGTGAGGGAGAGATTAAAAATGGGTAGGAGAGTGAGCAGATATCACAATAAAACCAACAGAATCAAGTTTAAGTTGTGGCTGATGAATGCCTTGAACGATAGCGGACTTCAAAAGCCTTTCGATTTTCAATTCTTCAGCTAGAGTATTATCCCAAGCTTGTGTATTCAAACGTAAATTTAACTGCTCTACTTTAGCAGCTAGTTTCTGCTCTGCTAAATGAGCATAACGTTGACATAGTTGAATCAAGTGTTGACGTTGGGTGAGTAACGTCCTTGATGTATTACTAACTTCTTGACAAACTTTAGACCAATTAGTAGGCGCAATAAAATTGTCAATGATTCCTAAACGTTCTTTAGCAAGATTATGATCTTGTACTTCATGAGAAGTTTTATCTTTTTGATATGGGCGTTGTAATATACTCAAGAGTAATTCATCCTGAACTTCACTAAGTATTTCGGAACGAGCATCAATAAAGATAGTTTCAATCAATGGTGGAAATAAAGCGTCTACCTGACGCTTCAAGACGTTAAACCGAGAATTATCAAGTTGATAATCTGTAAAAATCTGCTTGGCTTTTTCCAGATTAAATTCAACTAAATAGTTACATTGAAAACCAAACCATTCCATGCCCTCACTGCTGTCCCAAGATGAATCTTGTCGCCAAAGAGCAAAAGCTTGACCACGGTCATCCCATTCTATATATCTGGAAAGTGCATCTACCAACCCTTCTCCTATACGAAAAAGTTTGATACCAGGATTGTGGTTTGCTAGTTGGCGGTCATAAGTACCAAATTGGTTGAGATTGCTATGGATAAAGCGAGATTTCAACTCGTTGAGAGGGACTAAAGTATACTTAGTTGCTTGATAATACTTGACATTTGCTAAATCTGGGTGATAAACAGATTTGAATTTTAGTGAATTATCAATCCAACCTTCTATAGCTCGTTTAATTTCCAGATGATTAAGATCGTAACTATCTAGCTCTGGAAAAAATGTATCGTCATTCTCTCCAAGCAGAGCCTTATTTAATTTATGTTCTGCAATCACCTGGGATTGCGCTTGAGCAATTGTGTTTTTGATGGATTCTACTTGTTTGAGTAAACCAATAGCGCCTATTTGAAACAAGCTTTGTTCTAGATGTGATAATTCATTATCTAATCGGAAACTAGCTATAGACTCAGTAAAAATGGAAAATCCATCCTTTAAAAGTTGATACCAAGCATAATGAAGACTATCATCTAAATCAGCGCCAACTAGTACGGTAAAATCAATATTTTTAGAACGCCCAATTTGGTCGAATCTAATAATTCTCTGTTCTAATTGATGTGGTTGCCAAGGTAGGTCAAAATTAATTACCCAATCAACAAATCCAAAATTATGACCCTCCTGTGCAGAAACATCACAGATAAAGATAAAGTAATTAGGATTAGTGTAAAACTGCTGTAAGTTTTTCTCGATTTCTCCCCAACTTTGTTCTGATTGATGGACAGCAATAGTTTCTGTACCAAAAGCATTTGCTAGTGAACGAGCGATTTCTAAGCAGGTTTGTCCAAAACTGGTAAATATCAATATCTTTGGCAAATAATCACCAGGAATAGGTCTAGAAATTCTCTGCCGGATTCTCTCGCTTAGTTTGCTAAGGTCGCTGCGAAATGATTGCAAACCAAAAATTTCTGATAAGCGGTAGAGAATGATGATTTTTAATAGTTCAATTCGATCTCCGTCTTCTGAAGGTTGATTAATAATTTGGCGTAAAGAGGTTAAAACCTCTTCTTCACCTTCAAACTTGGGAGTTTCAGTTAAGAGATTGACATCATCACTACTAAACTCTTTAAGTAGCAATGGATGACGCACTCCACTCTGGCGTGCGGCTATTACTCGCTCTAAAATACCTAACCACGTACCAGAAGCTAAGAACAACAGCAGAAAAATGCGTTTATAAGCTTCCTGTTTGGGGGCAATAGTACGCCATTTCTCTAGCAGTTCATGAATATCAGGCGACCTCTCATCTAAATCGTATTCTTCCTTGGGTGTAATATTGCGGCTAAATGTGTCATCTTCTAGATAAGCACGACGATTAGACAGTATTCGCTGATACAGTCGATAGTTTTCATTAATATAACTGCAAATTTCTTTAAGGGTTTTAGTATGAGCAGACGAATCAGTGTTTAAGCCATCTTCCCATTTACCTAATAAAGTTAATAAATACTTGTCTTCGGGTAATAATGTTTGTAATTGCTTTAAACCATTGTGGACATTAGAAGTATTTTCCTCATTTATTAATGAGGAGATAAGTTGAGCTAGCAGTTTATCTTTATTAATTTTTAGCTGAAAATCTTCTAGATTATTGAGTTGATAAATTTTAGGCTCAAGTAAATGCAGCAGAACT
This region includes:
- a CDS encoding Mo-dependent nitrogenase C-terminal domain-containing protein, yielding MNLINKAQWNNSLLNQLRYQLEVIEINDARIARFLCGLIPSHCPFERTVSILGRKVFQIPPLCKLNPFYEQIVLLRFKCLMYLADDCGEDVTKYC
- a CDS encoding HAF repeat-containing protein, yielding MLYSCRSLGAVCYLFTAYTEGVFLQHPLLFKHPLTALVLTGLGIAICQPSSAATVYSVLDLGKLLPEGTDIRAANMNNQGQVVGLMSYYDPLKDNQIEFHGFRTTPNSPINPITDYIDPPNGGFASPSAINDLGQVVGLIPFGNPEWNLYEAFRTSANSPVNAATDKLGLVGLGSFSFAQSINNAGQVAIVTSSRFLGSFSYRTTPNNPVNQATDDIGSLGGIVKDVPSFGARFTSAFAINDLGQVVGASWDINLQTHAFRTAPNSSINPNTDDLGTLGGSYSEAKAINNLGQVVGFSTTANGETNAFLTAPNSPISNNSNLGTLGGSFSLANDINNLGQVVGESTTANGERRAFLYKNGQIFDLNKLITSSLDVTLNSAIAVNNFGQILTNSEFIDPDGNRLRNRAFLLTPIASSTDVPEPSLSLSILILAAIAISTNRLLLYK
- the dpdE gene encoding protein DpdE, whose amino-acid sequence is MQSSNNTLGTGKVIEVSGGSIVVEYFSTIGQHWQEHLPLQSLSGVILRPQTRCYVQLKEQDKYKWVIGRISGWDEDIQRYEIDLPGQKSIIKSEQEVYVRCNLTIKDPVETLAIKAHETPYLHDRRSALIKCLIQQRAVSRGMSGLISSNIHLYPHQVEVIRQVLQDSVQRYILADEAGLGKTIEAGVILRQYLLDEPEKKVVVLVPGKLLQQWKNELENKFYISSFPTRVVVLAYEDSSKINAQKNIGLLILDEAHHIAAMANSQDSKLRQDFEIYKYLAHRSEHLLLLSASHILQCEQELLVLLHLLEPKIYQLNNLEDFQLKINKDKLLAQLISSLINEENTSNVHNGLKQLQTLLPEDKYLLTLLGKWEDGLNTDSSAHTKTLKEICSYINENYRLYQRILSNRRAYLEDDTFSRNITPKEEYDLDERSPDIHELLEKWRTIAPKQEAYKRIFLLLFLASGTWLGILERVIAARQSGVRHPLLLKEFSSDDVNLLTETPKFEGEEEVLTSLRQIINQPSEDGDRIELLKIIILYRLSEIFGLQSFRSDLSKLSERIRQRISRPIPGDYLPKILIFTSFGQTCLEIARSLANAFGTETIAVHQSEQSWGEIEKNLQQFYTNPNYFIFICDVSAQEGHNFGFVDWVINFDLPWQPHQLEQRIIRFDQIGRSKNIDFTVLVGADLDDSLHYAWYQLLKDGFSIFTESIASFRLDNELSHLEQSLFQIGAIGLLKQVESIKNTIAQAQSQVIAEHKLNKALLGENDDTFFPELDSYDLNHLEIKRAIEGWIDNSLKFKSVYHPDLANVKYYQATKYTLVPLNELKSRFIHSNLNQFGTYDRQLANHNPGIKLFRIGEGLVDALSRYIEWDDRGQAFALWRQDSSWDSSEGMEWFGFQCNYLVEFNLEKAKQIFTDYQLDNSRFNVLKRQVDALFPPLIETIFIDARSEILSEVQDELLLSILQRPYQKDKTSHEVQDHNLAKERLGIIDNFIAPTNWSKVCQEVSNTSRTLLTQRQHLIQLCQRYAHLAEQKLAAKVEQLNLRLNTQAWDNTLAEELKIERLLKSAIVQGIHQPQLKLDSVGFIVISAHSPTHF
- a CDS encoding GIY-YIG nuclease family protein, which produces MITNYALGDRYYYLGAAMPYHDSGRIQPTPLEPQQLNIFANNTITPSYGSKVDTLLMSADALQKWKSRILTHQQQVRVNQSPQQATLFDLAPTHCDPEAIDPFTLHLQPMAFYRMPDDFGQAALYFVIDSAASLLLYVGETKRSNKRWRGTHDCKHYIGSYQDLHYHYQMETAVNIGFWWDTPVERRARQQLELSLILKWRSPFNKENWELWGQPFK
- a CDS encoding IS5 family transposase translates to MSKAYPSNLTREQYELIRDLIPEAKPGGRKREVDMWSVLNAIFYILVEGVRWRGLPGDFPPWQTVYTYFRNWRKDGTWLHIHDRLREWVRIEQERHKNPSEAIIDSQSVKSAAMLSQDVGFDSGKKIKGRKRFITVDTLGLVLRVLVTAANVGERAGGQQVLKRVKQSQAKDRLTTIWVDGGFDGEPFMQWVMNFCRWIVQVVLRPEQTKGFVLLKKRWVVERTFGWFMGCRRLVRDYELLPETSETFIYLAMIRIMVKRLA